The sequence below is a genomic window from Scylla paramamosain isolate STU-SP2022 chromosome 38, ASM3559412v1, whole genome shotgun sequence.
tgcagaagttaatgaagaaaaagttgaggtgggtgtcaagacacttagggtcgtcaacagaaaggcagtccgacctggggacattaatagtcccctccccagatggggactccgaggctggtgtaggagtcgccatggtgattttaaaatttttgagtgaagggtgtgtgtgttattaggtgcttgtagttttgtgtggaggaagagagttgtctttagagggcaggctgtgactgcccccttgtattgtgagacacaaagggaaacgttcagtaaaGTCACAGCTgaatttaatgataagttcacagcaccccctgaacagtgctttagacctcaccgggagtaattatcgtttcggcagatgtctactgcctcctcctgcctgtgcagggttttggtataaaaagctgtgcagggttttggtgtaaaaagctgtgtagGCCTTTGGTGTTAAAACCTGTGCTGGGTTTTAGTGCAAAAAGCTCTGCTAGGTTTTGgagtaaaaagctgtgcagggttttagagtaaaaagctgtgcagggttttggtgtgaaAAGTTTTTTTGCAGGTTTTTGATGTTCATctaatcaacactaaaaaaagctgcgcagggttttggtatataaagattttggttttggtgtaaaaagctgtgcaatGTTTCGGTGCAAAAAAGATGCGGAGGATTTTCTTGTAAAAAGATATGCAGTGTTTTAGTGCAAAAAGCTGCGCacggttttggtgtaaaaagctgtgcaaggttttggtgtaaaatggTGTGCAGGGATTTGGGGCAAAAAACCgtcgcagggttttggtgtaaaaagttgCGCAGGGTTTTTGATGTAAAAAGTTGcgcaggtttttggtgtaaaaagctgctcATAGTTTTGGTATAGAAACctgtgcaggattttggtgtaaaaagcttggcagggttttggtgtaaaaatctgTGAAAGGtttatgtgtaaaaagatgCATGTGTTTTTGTAGAAAAACAtctgcagggttttggtgtaaaaacctgtgcagggttttggtgtaaaatcttgtgcatggttttggtgtaaaaagctgtgcaggttttggtgttcatcacAGAGCTGCGCATGGTTTTGGTGTTCTtttgatcaacactaaaaaaaatctgtgcatggttttggtgtaaaaagctgtgcagtgtTTTAGTGTAAAAGCCTCTCaagggttttggtgtaagaCCCTGTGcggggttttggtgtaaaaacctgttcAGGGTTTTAATGTTCACCagatcaacactaaaaatgctgcacaggattttggtgtaaaaagctatGCAGGTTTttagtgttcatctgatcaacactaaaaaacctGAGCAGCcttttggtgtaaaaaaaacctgtgcaggtttttaGTGTAAAAACCTATGCAGAATGTGTTAATCTCAGAAACAATGAAGTAGCTgcgcagtgttttggtgtaaaaagctgtgcaagtttttggtgttcatATGGTGAATACTAAAAAAGCTGCTCAGacttttggtgtaaaaacctgtgcaagattttggtgtaaaaagctgtgtagGTTTTTGGTGTAGAAACCTGTGCAgagttttgatgtaaaaacctCTGCAGGgctttggtgtaaaaacctgtgcatggttttggtgtaaaaacctgtgcagggttttgttataaaaagctgtgcagggttttggtgtaaacacctgtgcagggttttggtgtaaaaacctgtgcagggttttcgtgtaaaaacttttgcagggttttggtttaaaaatctgtgcagggttttgttgTGAAAAGCTGtgtagggttttggtgtaaaaagttcTGCAGTGTTTTGAtataaaaagctgtgcagaATTTTcatgtaaaaagctgtgcagttTTTTGGTGTAAAAGCATGTGCAGGGTTTTGGAGTAAAAAACACTGCAGTACTGTGTATGgtagtagttgggaaattgccatgggggtcgccTATCCTAAAATGGCATGCCGCCCAGGTCGCCATTGCATGGCGACCTGGGTGTCAAGGCCATTTCAGGATAGGCAACCCCCATGGCAACTGCCCGGAGTGgcgatccatttcaggatggagaccctgactgtaaatagggtgttgggggatgggagagggggggagggggagggggggatggggatcccacccccacccccaggagcgactctgatggcatgccatattgcgagtGGGGACCTGATCAAGTTGCAAATGGGGAACCTGgcagcaattttccgtagacttcagtggcagtccatgtcaggatggagacccaggcttgggaaagggaggatggcgattcacgacggcaacaccaaggggtggggggggagggaggggggagggacggtgacggcgacactgacggagaggtggggggcgtgcgtccttatccttcggcgacgatggaatgactaaatgaatcaatgatggtgggtggaaaataattgagtgaaaggaggggggagggtgtggactggcggccagacgtggaagtcgccacacacacgcgtggctaggggactgtgacggcaatgccgtgtaggtcgccctttcacgtccccccccacccccaacccacccacccaggggcgactctgacggcaAGCCATATTGCGATGGTGATCCTGATAGCAATTTTCCATAGATCCATGCTTGGGAAGgggggggtgattcacgacggcaaacaccaaggggggggagggaggggggagggacggtgacggcgacactgacggagaggtgagggggcgtgcgtccttatgcttcggcgacgatggaatgactaatgaatcaatgatggtgggcggaaaataattgagtgaaaagggggtggagggggggggaggagaggtgatgggggggggggggactggcggccagacgtggcagccgcccgccacacacgcgtgattagggggactctgacggcgcttgccatagaagtcgccctttccctttcattcacggaatcctggagggtgggatgaccgagtgttgccatcacgcgttccctccgacatctcaatacatcccctatggtcaaggtcgtcgcgactgccgcacgagatcccgttacctgtccatcctttttacctggagaaagcgtctgtgacggccagggcggagcggcggcctcttccactttcaccgaccaccagcggcatggctgacgtaatacttatgtcggatggcggtcttattactatcattattattattattattattaatattattattattattattattattattagaaaggttatgcagagtcgatggaacattttatttttattaggacaaatacagctcattgcttattagggcaaatacatctctttcattcaaaacatttgcgaattgaaggcgaagagatcatcgtcatcgctgtcaatgacgggcgtagttttaataactctaggaaccagcttcttacgaggggcggctggagcaacggggagttttggtgtgctgtcgtcctctggcgtgttagggggaatattttttttttttctgttttcctgcgacttcttcttcacctcctgaccctctttgCCGCCTACTGTCGACTCATCTGACCGTTGCGGCTGTGCTTCGGTCGGAGGTGGCATCAGCGACTCCTGAGGTGGCGGAATCGACTGCGATgtcggctgctgctgttgcgactcctgtcctgatggagcgtcaggaggtgggctggccggcagtggcgacatgtcgtcatcactaaagatcaatttcttctttgcaggttctgacattttctccacattgacatcctcatggtcagcacggcttcgcttacccccagcatcgcccagatagatatcaaagcggaaagagatgcgttctgtaacagacaaaaaaaaaaaaaaaaaaaaaaaaaaaaacgatgagaacaatggaaaagtttttatttcccctcccactctccctcttcttattcattggcaaagaacgttaatgtaatttacaatggtgaAGATGTCAGATGCCCGTGCAAGGTAATGGCGTACTCACCCGCAGTTCTCAAGATGAAATGTTTGTTagcttgctccattcttggagatgaggcttcgacgtccgactgggttgagaggtgatggcgaagtgacgcttatccgtcagcaattaccccatattgaccccctttcccacccccaccccaccccccaatctaccttattaccgctttacagatgttacgacatctcgcccggctgccggctgggcaaaacgtaggcatgcaatgcggcatattacgaaatattacgtatgccatacgagtaatttttttgtcattatatagatattgatgctt
It includes:
- the LOC135091922 gene encoding uncharacterized protein LOC135091922, which codes for MEQANKHFILRTAERISFRFDIYLGDAGGKRSRADHEDVNVEKMSEPAKKKLIFSDDDMSPLPASPPPDAPSGQESQQQQPTSQSIPPPQESLMPPPTEAQPQRSDESTVGGKEGQEVKKKSQENRKKKNIPPNTPEDDSTPKLPVAPAAPRKKLVPRVIKTTPVIDSDDDDLFAFNSQMF